The sequence ATCATGATGAGGTGCAGGTGAGAGTGCATCAGTACCCTTTGGGATCATTCTAGTAGATGAAACTTCATTGTCTACCTTATATCCTGGCAAATGTCCACCTATTCCTGGTTTTGCTCCCTGTCCAATTTTAATCTCAATTGCAGCAGCTCTTTTAAGATATTCTGGACTTACACCAAATCTTCCAGAAGCTACTTGAACTATTATATTATCTGAATATTCATAAAGATCCTTGTGTAAGCCACCTTCTCCAGTATTCATCAAAATGCCACACTCCCTTGCAGCCTTTGCAAGCGCTTTATGTGCATTTAACGATATAGCCCCATATGACATTGCTGCAAATATAATAGGAGAATTAAGTTTTATATTGGGTTTAATGTTATCTTTCAAAACATATTTGTTATCCCTAAATTCTAAAGATATATCAATTGGTTTTTCTCCTAAATAGCTTATTATTTCCATTGGTTCCCTTAATGGGTCAATTGATGGATTAGTAACCTGACACGCGTCTAATAAAAGTCTATCAAAAATCACAGGGTACGGTTTATCATTACCTGCAGCTGTTAAAAGTATTCCCCCACTATTAGCCTGTTTCTTTATATTTTTAATGTATTCAGGTTTCCAATAATCATTGTGCTTTTGCGTGCCGGGAAATTTAATTATTTGAATAGCTTTTGTAGGGCAGATATACATACACCTTTGACAAGCTACACACTTCTCATGAATTGGTTTTACGTTCTTATCTTTGTCCTGCATAAGAGCTGAAAAACCACAATTCTTAACACATTGTCCGCACTTTATACAAACTTCTCTATCAACTTTTATAAAAAATTCAGGAAGTAGTTTATCAAGCACAGACATCTTTATTTACCTCAACTTTCAAGGGCTTGCCGGCAACAAGGGAATATACTTTTTCGAGATTATTTTCTATTTTTCTAATTGAAGATTCTTCACTTGCCAAATAAGAAAAGTCACCTTTTTTCCCGTAAACAAGAGGCCTTAGTTTAATTCTGTCATTTAATCCCATCATATAATTATTGGTAGCAACAATTATTGCAAACGGCCCATTTAAAAGCAAATTCCCATAAGTCATTCTTAAAGCAGTATGAAGCTTTCTCTCTTCTTCAGGCATAATCTCTATATCCTTCCAAAACTTTGAAGCTACTACGTTACACGCAATTTCGAGAGGTAAACCATGTTTTCTAACAAGAAGGTCGAAAGTATATGCAATTACCTCAGTATCAGTTAAAAGTACACACTCATAACCGTAAGTTTCTAAAAATCTTTTGTTAATACCATATGAAGAAATCTCCCCATTGTGAACCACAGTCCAGTCAAGAATAGAGAACGGATGAGCACCTGCCCACCAACCAGGAGTATTTGTAGGAAATCTTCCATGAGCAGTCCAAATATATGCACTATATTTTTCTAACATAAAAAAACGCCCAATATCTTCAGGATAGCCTACGCCCTTAAAAACACCCATATTTTTCCCAGAAGAATTTACATACGATCCAGGAATCCTGGTATTTATAAGCATTACCAACCTTACCACAAAATCGTTTGCATCTATATTTTTAGCTATTAACTTATCAGGTTTTGGCAATACAAAATATCTCCACAAAAGCGGAGGGTCTTTAATCTCTTTAATATTTCTGGTCGGGATCTTTTCTTGACGTTCTGTTATAAAATTTTCTTCAATTAATGAATCTACTTCCCTTTTTGCTGATTCATTATCAAACATAATGTGCAGGCAATAATAATCTGGAATTTCTGGATAAATGCCATAAGCAGCAAAACCTCCACCTAAACCGTTAGATCTTGAATGCATAACCGACATCATATCCATAATTGCATCACCAGATATGCGAACACCAGATTTATTCATGATTCCCGCTGCTGCACATCCAGATGGTATATGTTCTTCTGCAGGTATCATGAAAACCTCCTAAACAAATATTATTGGACTTTCTATTTTACAATAGATATTATATAGTTAGCAAATTAATTTATTTTGAGAAATATAAAAAATTATGGTGGTAGTATAAAATTATATTTTTATAACAAATTAAGATTATATTTCATTCACACCACGAAAAAGTATTTTTCCCATTATGTTTTGCATTAAAAAGATCCCTATCAATATTACTAGTTAAATCATCCAGATCAATATTTGAATTGAAGATATCTGCGCCAATTGAAATCGTTACCTCTTCGTCAATTCCAAAATCAATTGATGATATCCCATCTCTAATTTTCTGAACAATCTTTAACAGAGTGTTATCAGAAATATCCAATACAATAATTAAAAATTCGTCCCCGTCCCACCTTATAAAGATATCTTCTTTCCTTAAAAAAGACCTTACTTCTTCTGAAACCTTTTTTAGAATTTCATCTCCTTTGGTATGTTCAAATGTATAGTTAAAATGCTTAAAGTTATCTATATCGAACATTATCGCTCCAAACGAGTCTTTTGTTAGTAATATTTCTTTATACTTATCTTCCAGGGAAAATCTATTATGTATTCCTGTTAGAAAATCTGTTTGAGCTTTATTATTAAGTTTTTTTAGTTTTTTTAGTTTTTTTAATAAAGCTTGTCACGTTTGAAGCGCTTATAAGTAGGCAGTTTTTCCCATCTTGTTCGAATTTAAGCATTCTGAATTTTGTATGTACAATAGTTGATTTATTTAATCTTCTGAGCTTAATATATTTTTTAGTAAATTTACTTTCATCTAAATCATTTATTTTAATATTCAAATATTCCATGATATAATCCATTTTATCTGGATTAATAAGGATAAAAGGGGTCTTCTAAGCTAAGTATCTCTTCTATTTCTAAATTTACTAGTGTAGAAAAACATTTGTTAGCATAAATTATCTTGTTTATTTCGACATCATAAATATAAAATCCCACATCTATATTTTCAAAAATAAACTTGAAAATATGGGGGTTCAGATCAAGGCTGTTCTCTGTCTTACACACCAGACTCCCTATTTATAAAATTTAAGTACTTAAAAATAGCTTTTGACATTATATCACAATAAAAATATTTTATTTTTCAGAAATCATATGTTTTAAATAATTTCTATTTTTTAACCCAATATGGTGTCAAAATGTCCTCAAATGCAGACGTGGCAGCTATAGCTCCTCTTGAGACAGCCACGACAATTTGCTTTTCTCCTCCTACTATATCTCCTGCTGCATATACTCTGTGAACGTTGGTTCTCATATTTCTATCAACCTTTATATATCCTTCTTCATCAAGCTCAACACCTAAGTCTTTTGCAAGTGAATTGTTTGGCATATACCCAACTGCTATAAAAAGGCCGTCAAGAGCGAGAGTCTGCTCTTCACCTGTAACGTTATTTACAATCTTAATAAACTCAACTGAATCTTTCCCTAAGATTTCTTTTACCTCACTATTCCATATAATGTCTATTCCAAGTTTGAAAAATGAATCTTGAAGGTATTTTTCTGCTCTTAGGGTATCCCTCCTGTGAATAAGAGTTATATCAGCTCCAACGTTTTTAAGATATATTGCATCAGTTAAAGCTGTATTTCCCCCTCCTACAAGAAAAACTTTTTTACCCTTATAAAAATATCCATCACAAAGTGCACAGTAGCTTACTCCCTTGCCATAGAAAGAGGTCTCACCTGGAACATTTAGCCTTTTTTTGGATGCACCAGTTGCTAAAAGAATAGCTTTAGACTTATAAAAATCATCAGATGTAATAACCTCAAAATAATCTTCTACTTTATTAATTTTCTTTACTTCCTCTCCAATATTAATACTTACATAATTAAGTACATGCTGAGTTAGAATATCAACTAAGGATTTCCCTGAAATACTGATGAAGCCTGGATAGTTCTCAACCTGAGGAGTAGTAAGTACCTGACCTCCTACCATCTCACTTTCAAAAATACCCACTGAAAGTCCTGATCTCCTTGCGTATATTGCAGCAGAGAGGCCTGCAGGACCAGCTCCTACTATTGTTAAGTCAAATTCTTTTAATTTTTCTTTTTCGTTATGAAGAAGTTCCTGAATGCCTTTTCCAATCAAAGATAACACAAATTCTTCATTTGATTGAAGGCCAATTGCTACCTGTTCATTATCTACATAAGTAACTGGTACAGATCTAATAGCCTTTTTCTGGGCGATTTCCTTATTTTCGAATATTTCTATTATTCTTGTCTTGATATTTCTATTAATCAAACTTGCGTTTATGGCCATTATAGCTTGTTGAGGGCAATATGGGCAGGTAGGACTCACGTAAACTTCCACGACTGTTTCTTTTTTTATATCACTAATTAACGAAGCATCTTTTTCATTTAAAAATTGTTTTGTACCAGAAATTATCAAAATAGCGTTCACCAATGTGTGAGCTTCTTCTCCAATAGGAGTTCCTACGAATATTGCATCTAACTTTTCATCATCAAATATAATTATAGGACACTTTATTTCTTCATCTATAAGATTTGAAGGTACATCGCTTTTTGATATAAATTTAACTGAAATTTTCTCTGAAACCTCTGGCAAAACTTCAAATATTTCTTTAGTATATTCGTAAAATTGATCTTTTACCTCTGGCAAAAAAACCTTTATATTTACACTTTCCTTCAATATCAAGAAGCTCTCTTTTAAAGAATTTTTTATCTTTTCGTCAATAATTCCCATATTATCACTCCTTCTTTATATTAATAAACATATTTCAATTTTATACTTAAAATGTTAAAATTTAAATAATAAAAATTATTATCAGGGAGAAATCTATGCCAAAATCAATTAGAGCTATTATGTTAATTACCGTAGCCATACTTTTGATAGTGGCTTTTTCATTTCCTTTTAGTCTTTACGTAAGAATCATTAGCACGTTGTTTTCAATATTCTTTATATATGTAGCGCTTTTCAAACCAAATATTTTTGAGAAATTTTAAATCAAAAGATGCACTGAGGATCTTCATCTAAATATCTATCCTCTTTCCTTGTCGATAGAGCGAAACATACTGCCCTGCAGCCCCTACATTTCATAAATTCAGAACATTCCTTGCATTTTCCGAAATAATTTTCTTGATCCCTGAGCTTATTTAATACCTCAGAATTAGCCCATATCTCTCTAAATGAATCTCTTCTTAGATTACCAAGAGGGATCTTTAGCCTCCTGCAAGGAACAAGGGTTGCATCGCTTAAAATAGTTATCCCTGCAAATCCTGCTGCGCACCCGCCAAAACCATAAGACGTATTGCAATCGATGTACAAGGAAGCAATAGGATCGCCTGTATTTACTTTAAAATCAGAAATCAAGTTATTTTCCTTAACAAAATTATAAATAGATCTTAACTCTTCTTTGCTTAATATTAAATCCTTGCTATCTTGCGAGTGTCCAGTGGGTACCAGCCTTGAGAAGACCAGTCCACTAACTTGCAGACTTTTGGCAACTTGAAATAGATCCTGAAAAGATTCATAGTTAATTTTAGAAATTGTAGTGTTCAAAGTTACGTCAATTTCATTTTCTCTAAGGTTATTTATGCCGATAACGGCTTTTTTAAATGAATCTTGACCCCTAATATAGTCATGAATTTTTTCAGGACCATCCAAACTGACCTGTACCCCAGATACGTGAAAATCTTTAAGCTTTCTTGCGACATCTTTGTCTATCAGAGTAGCATTGGTAAGTATATAGTACTCTATATGCTTTTTAGAAAAAAAATCTAAAATCTCTTCCCAATCTCTTCTTACAAAAACCTCTCCCCCTAATAAATTTATATTGGGCAGAAAAGCGATTTGAGACTTCTCTGCCCAATCATGAACTACTTCTAATATTTCTTCTGTGATGCCTTCAATTTCTTTCAGACTCATCTCATTGGATATTTCATTTTCTTGATAACAGTGCCTACAGTTCAAATTGCACCTTTCAGTGATGTGTATTTGAACTGTAAATGGAACGGTCATATTAGCTGCCAAACTGACAGCTACACGATCTCCTATCAGCTCTTTCACTTTCGGCAGACTTTTCCAGAACCTTTCTTAAGATTATCCTTAATCTTATTCCAGAAGTCTGTCTCTTTTTCAAGAGTCTTCTTATCAAACTCTTTCTTCATTTTTATCACCTCCTTTGTTATCCATTATTTTATCAAAGACTCAGCGAAAAAAGCACTGAGGGTCTTTGTCCAGCCAGCCCTGTTTATCTTTTGACAAAGAATACGCTATCGCCCTGCAACCCCTGCATATATTCCAATACAGGCAGCTGTTGCAGCCATTTTTATAGCTGTCCCTTTCCCTAAGAGATAGCAATACTTCATTATCAGACCAGATTTCTCTTAGATCGTCTTTCAGTATATTTCCTAAAGAAATAGGCATCCTTCTACAGGGTACTATCTCACCATCAGACAGAACTGTTATGCTTGAGAATCCAGCCGAACAGCCGCCTACAGTATCTATCTTATCTTCGAACTCGTCATCCAGCACGCAAACTCCAAGGGGATCTTCTATCAACAATTCAAATGATGTTGTATTTTTTGCTTTCAATGCTAAATAGAATTCTTTCAGCTCTGAATTTGAAAGCATGTCGTCGCGCAGCTTTGAGCCACTGCCAATGGGGACCAATCTTGAAAATCCTAGGCCATTCACTTTCCACTCATTTGAGATATTTATCAAATCATCTAAATCTTTATAATTTAGTTTTGATATGGTAGTTTTCAAAACTACTTTAAAGTTCTCTTCCTTCAGAAATTTTACTGCTTCTTTAACTTTCGAAAAAGTGCCATTTCCTCTAATACTATCATGGGTATCCTTACATCCTTCCAAGCTTATCTGAAATCCATCAAATCTAAATTTTTTTAAATTAGGAATCATCTCTTTATCAATGAGAGTGCCATTTGTAAGAACATATGGCTCAATATCAATTTCGTTTAAAAATTTTACAATTTCAAAAAAATCTTCTCTTAAAAATGGCTCGCCACCTGTTAGCTTTATTAGAAGGGGGATCTCGATATCATATTTAGTCTCCCATTCTTTGATTAAATCTTTACTGTATGTGAAGAATTTTTTCCAATCGTCGAACTTTAGTTCACTTATTTGATTCTCTTGATAGCAGTGCTTACACCTAAGATTGCACCTCTCTGTAAGATGAGCCTGAATAAAAAAGTCAAACTTTAACATACTTAATCCATTAGAGATTTTATGTCAGGAAAATTTTGCATTGAAACAAGGGTTTTATCCTTTATTACAGGAATATTTTTCTCAAAAGTTAGTCTTGAGTTAGAATAAAATACTCCTAAAGGTATTTTTTCGCCAAATTCTTGAGATTTTTCAAATGCTTTTAATTTGTCAGAAAGATCATAGTCAGCATTGAATTCATAAACTCTATTCCTATACCATTCAAAATTATTGACCTTATTAAAGCTTACACATATTTGAAGTATATCAACCAGTGCAAAACCTTCGTGATTTATAGCCATTTTCATGATATTTTTAAGGTGTTCGGGACTTCCAGAAAAACTTCTTGCCACAAATGAACAATCCATTGTAATAGCAAAAGCTATAGGGTTTAAAGGTTCAGAAAGAGAACCGAAAGGTTGAGCTTTTGTACGTCTACCAAATTCTGTAGTAGGAGAAGCCTGCCCCTTTGTTAGCCCATAAACAGCATTGTTATGAACAAAAAGCGTTATATTTGGGTTTCTTCTAAATGCGTGCAAGAGATGATTTCCACCCTCGCCGTAAGTATCACCATCTCCACCAAAAATTATTACCTTTTGTTTGTGATTGGCCACGCTAATCCCAGTAGCCACTGGCAGAGATCTTCCGTGCAGACCGTTGAAGCCATTGCATTTTAGATAGTGCGGCAATTTGCTTGATTGACCTATTCCTGAAACTAATGTAATTTCATGCGGTTCAATTCCTAACTCAAATAATGCCTTCTTAAAAGAATCTAAAATAGCAAAGTTACCGCAACCAGGACACCAAGCTGGAACTGTATCGTTATCAAAACCTTTATAAGATCGCATAAATATCCTCCAAAACCTCCTCGTAATTAAAAGGTCTACCATCGTACTTTCTAATGTAGTGTGAAAATTTAAAACCATATTCTGACTCAACTAGTTTTTGAAACTGTCCAGATGCGTTATTTTCAATACAAATAGATAAATTAGACTTTGATATTATATTTAGAAATTCATAAGAATTTTCCCTTATTGGAAGCGGAAACACCTCACTAAAGTGTATAGCACACACTGATATTTTCTTGTTATTTACAATTTCTCTAAGGATTCCAAGATTTGACCCAAATCCAACTAAAACAATTTTCGAGTCTTTGTTACCATAAAATTTTGGAGGAGATATATATTTTCTAATATTTTCAATTTTCCAAAAATATCTTCTCTCAAGCATTTTTTTTCTTATTTCTCCATCTTCAGTTATATGACCTACTTCATCGTGCTCATCACTATCTGTAAATACCAACTGTTTACTATCTCCTGGAACAGCTAAAGGAGTAAGAGGATTGCTCTTATTAAAGTCTAAAAATTTATGTCTTTTATAATCTTGATAATTTTCAAAATCTGTCGATCTTAGTCTATAATCTCTGTTTTTTAACTCTATTTTAAGATCTTTTTTATAAGAATATAGGGAATCTACAAGATGTTGATCTGTTAAAATAATAGCTGGAATCTGATATTTTTCTGCTAGATCAAAAGCTTTGTTTGTAAGATGTATACATTCAAAAGGATCTCCAGGAGCAAAGACAATTCTCGGAAACTCTCCATGCCCAGCATGAATAGCATAAAGTAATTCACCTTGCTCGGTCCTGGTAGGAAAACCCGTTGCTGGGCCTGGGCGTTGAGATAACAAAATTACTATCGGAGTTTCTGTCATCCCAGAAAGAGATAATGCTTCATTCATAAGCGCAAAGCCTCCTCCAGAAGTTCCAGTCATAGCTCTAACTCCTGCAAATGATGCTCCAATTGCCATATTAATAGCACTTATTTCATCTTCTGCTTGCTCTACTACAATGTTAAATTTTTTAGCATGTTCCCCAATATATTGAAATACTCCAGTAGAAGGTGTCATGGGATATGCAGAATAAAATTTACAACCTGAACCTATAGCACCTATACCTATCCCCCTTATACCACTCAACAAAATTTTTTCCTCACTATTTGAAGCTGGCAAATTTATTTTTTTCTTCATATCAAAATCGTATCCAATATCAACTGCTTTCATATTTTGTTCTATTATCTCATCAGGCTTATTAACAAAGATGTCGTGGATAACTTTATAAACGTATTTTTTATCAATTGAAAAAATATTTGCTATCAAAGCAAAAGAAACAATGTTTTCATATATATTTTTTAAGCCTGCATTTTTTAATAATTCTCTAAAAGGACAGTTTATAAACCTTTCGTCGTATTCGTTTTGTTTAAGAGAATTAGCATCATAAATAACAATACCATTATTTCGAAGTAAGTTCTTATATTCTAAACCCTTCTTATCAAAAGTAAGAACTAAATCTAAAAATTTCTTAGGGGCAAAAATCTCATCTGTGCCAAAAGTTATCTGATAAAAGTTGTGACCCCCTCTTATCCTTGACTCATAATCCTGAAAGGAGAAGACGTTATAGCCCAAAGAGCTAAACAGTCTTGAAAATCCCTCTCCTGTAGTTTGAATGCCTTGACCTGCTTCGCCACATATTCTTATAGTGTAATTCACATAAGCCCTCCCAAAAAGTTTATATTATAATAATAATCCTTTACAATTAAATAATCAAGTTAGTTACTATAAGATTTTGATTAAATCAGTTAATAGATTGAAAGAAAAAAAGTTTTAACTGAAGAGTTTTTTTTGTATACTTTTTAAATCAAGTGATTCAAGGAATCTTTTTAGGGATTCTCTTTGTTCATCCGATAGATTTTCCCAGGGTTTTTCTTGAATTTCAATTTCTAAAGAAACATCACTGTCAAGTAGTGTTATTGATTTATAAAAAATGATTTTTTCCCTGTTTTCGTAAATTAGTTTCTTATATCTTTCATTTTTAAGCCTATCAATATTCTTTAATAAATCTTCTACTGTATTAAACTCTCTTAATATCTCAATAGCAGTTTTCTTCCCTATTCCTTTTACACCAGGTATTTCATCAGAAGAATCACCACATAACGCCTTCATGTCAACTATTTGAATTGGTTTAATTCCAAACTTTGTTAGAAATTTGTCCAAATCATATTTCTCAACATCGCTAATACCTTTTTTCATAATTAATACTTTTACCCTTTCACTCACAAGTTGCAATAAATCAAAGTCCCCGGTAAGAATTAGAACATCATAATCCTTTTTTAAAATTTGTTTAGCCATACTGGCAACTAAATCATCGCTCTCATAACCAGGAATTTCATAAAATCGAATATTCATTAGCTTCAAAAATTCTTTTATTAACAGAACCTGAGAAATCAGAGATTCTGGCATCTTTGGTCTTGATGCCT comes from Thermodesulfobium acidiphilum and encodes:
- a CDS encoding glutamate synthase-related protein, with amino-acid sequence MSVLDKLLPEFFIKVDREVCIKCGQCVKNCGFSALMQDKDKNVKPIHEKCVACQRCMYICPTKAIQIIKFPGTQKHNDYWKPEYIKNIKKQANSGGILLTAAGNDKPYPVIFDRLLLDACQVTNPSIDPLREPMEIISYLGEKPIDISLEFRDNKYVLKDNIKPNIKLNSPIIFAAMSYGAISLNAHKALAKAARECGILMNTGEGGLHKDLYEYSDNIIVQVASGRFGVSPEYLKRAAAIEIKIGQGAKPGIGGHLPGYKVDNEVSSTRMIPKGTDALSPAPHHDIYSIEDLAQLIASLKETVDYSKPVGVKIAAVHNIAAIASGVARADADYIVIDGFRGGTGAAPAMIRDHIGIPIELAIAAVDDRLRKEKIRNKVSIVAAGGIRHAADMAKALALGADFVTIGTVALIAMGCTLCQKCYTGNCSWGIATQRPELVERLNPDEASKKLINLIRGWSLELKEIMGALGINAIESLVGNRERLRALELSRETLEVLGVKPAGR
- a CDS encoding class II glutamine amidotransferase, with translation MIPAEEHIPSGCAAAGIMNKSGVRISGDAIMDMMSVMHSRSNGLGGGFAAYGIYPEIPDYYCLHIMFDNESAKREVDSLIEENFITERQEKIPTRNIKEIKDPPLLWRYFVLPKPDKLIAKNIDANDFVVRLVMLINTRIPGSYVNSSGKNMGVFKGVGYPEDIGRFFMLEKYSAYIWTAHGRFPTNTPGWWAGAHPFSILDWTVVHNGEISSYGINKRFLETYGYECVLLTDTEVIAYTFDLLVRKHGLPLEIACNVVASKFWKDIEIMPEEERKLHTALRMTYGNLLLNGPFAIIVATNNYMMGLNDRIKLRPLVYGKKGDFSYLASEESSIRKIENNLEKVYSLVAGKPLKVEVNKDVCA
- a CDS encoding PAS domain-containing protein, which codes for MCKTENSLDLNPHIFKFIFENIDVGFYIYDVEINKIIYANKCFSTLVNLEIEEILSLEDPFYPY
- the trxB gene encoding thioredoxin-disulfide reductase, with amino-acid sequence MGIIDEKIKNSLKESFLILKESVNIKVFLPEVKDQFYEYTKEIFEVLPEVSEKISVKFISKSDVPSNLIDEEIKCPIIIFDDEKLDAIFVGTPIGEEAHTLVNAILIISGTKQFLNEKDASLISDIKKETVVEVYVSPTCPYCPQQAIMAINASLINRNIKTRIIEIFENKEIAQKKAIRSVPVTYVDNEQVAIGLQSNEEFVLSLIGKGIQELLHNEKEKLKEFDLTIVGAGPAGLSAAIYARRSGLSVGIFESEMVGGQVLTTPQVENYPGFISISGKSLVDILTQHVLNYVSINIGEEVKKINKVEDYFEVITSDDFYKSKAILLATGASKKRLNVPGETSFYGKGVSYCALCDGYFYKGKKVFLVGGGNTALTDAIYLKNVGADITLIHRRDTLRAEKYLQDSFFKLGIDIIWNSEVKEILGKDSVEFIKIVNNVTGEEQTLALDGLFIAVGYMPNNSLAKDLGVELDEEGYIKVDRNMRTNVHRVYAAGDIVGGEKQIVVAVSRGAIAATSAFEDILTPYWVKK
- a CDS encoding radical SAM protein, giving the protein MKELIGDRVAVSLAANMTVPFTVQIHITERCNLNCRHCYQENEISNEMSLKEIEGITEEILEVVHDWAEKSQIAFLPNINLLGGEVFVRRDWEEILDFFSKKHIEYYILTNATLIDKDVARKLKDFHVSGVQVSLDGPEKIHDYIRGQDSFKKAVIGINNLRENEIDVTLNTTISKINYESFQDLFQVAKSLQVSGLVFSRLVPTGHSQDSKDLILSKEELRSIYNFVKENNLISDFKVNTGDPIASLYIDCNTSYGFGGCAAGFAGITILSDATLVPCRRLKIPLGNLRRDSFREIWANSEVLNKLRDQENYFGKCKECSEFMKCRGCRAVCFALSTRKEDRYLDEDPQCIF
- a CDS encoding radical SAM/SPASM domain-containing protein encodes the protein MLKFDFFIQAHLTERCNLRCKHCYQENQISELKFDDWKKFFTYSKDLIKEWETKYDIEIPLLIKLTGGEPFLREDFFEIVKFLNEIDIEPYVLTNGTLIDKEMIPNLKKFRFDGFQISLEGCKDTHDSIRGNGTFSKVKEAVKFLKEENFKVVLKTTISKLNYKDLDDLINISNEWKVNGLGFSRLVPIGSGSKLRDDMLSNSELKEFYLALKAKNTTSFELLIEDPLGVCVLDDEFEDKIDTVGGCSAGFSSITVLSDGEIVPCRRMPISLGNILKDDLREIWSDNEVLLSLRERDSYKNGCNSCLYWNICRGCRAIAYSLSKDKQGWLDKDPQCFFR
- a CDS encoding 2-oxoacid:ferredoxin oxidoreductase subunit beta; the protein is MRSYKGFDNDTVPAWCPGCGNFAILDSFKKALFELGIEPHEITLVSGIGQSSKLPHYLKCNGFNGLHGRSLPVATGISVANHKQKVIIFGGDGDTYGEGGNHLLHAFRRNPNITLFVHNNAVYGLTKGQASPTTEFGRRTKAQPFGSLSEPLNPIAFAITMDCSFVARSFSGSPEHLKNIMKMAINHEGFALVDILQICVSFNKVNNFEWYRNRVYEFNADYDLSDKLKAFEKSQEFGEKIPLGVFYSNSRLTFEKNIPVIKDKTLVSMQNFPDIKSLMD
- a CDS encoding 2-oxoacid:acceptor oxidoreductase subunit alpha, translating into MNYTIRICGEAGQGIQTTGEGFSRLFSSLGYNVFSFQDYESRIRGGHNFYQITFGTDEIFAPKKFLDLVLTFDKKGLEYKNLLRNNGIVIYDANSLKQNEYDERFINCPFRELLKNAGLKNIYENIVSFALIANIFSIDKKYVYKVIHDIFVNKPDEIIEQNMKAVDIGYDFDMKKKINLPASNSEEKILLSGIRGIGIGAIGSGCKFYSAYPMTPSTGVFQYIGEHAKKFNIVVEQAEDEISAINMAIGASFAGVRAMTGTSGGGFALMNEALSLSGMTETPIVILLSQRPGPATGFPTRTEQGELLYAIHAGHGEFPRIVFAPGDPFECIHLTNKAFDLAEKYQIPAIILTDQHLVDSLYSYKKDLKIELKNRDYRLRSTDFENYQDYKRHKFLDFNKSNPLTPLAVPGDSKQLVFTDSDEHDEVGHITEDGEIRKKMLERRYFWKIENIRKYISPPKFYGNKDSKIVLVGFGSNLGILREIVNNKKISVCAIHFSEVFPLPIRENSYEFLNIISKSNLSICIENNASGQFQKLVESEYGFKFSHYIRKYDGRPFNYEEVLEDIYAIL
- a CDS encoding 5'-3' exonuclease; translation: MKNLFDLERTICLIDAHSVIYRAYYALPELTSQTGIPTNALYGFINILLKLIKEEDPYTIFVAFDSPEKTFRHESFKEYKASRPKMPESLISQVLLIKEFLKLMNIRFYEIPGYESDDLVASMAKQILKKDYDVLILTGDFDLLQLVSERVKVLIMKKGISDVEKYDLDKFLTKFGIKPIQIVDMKALCGDSSDEIPGVKGIGKKTAIEILREFNTVEDLLKNIDRLKNERYKKLIYENREKIIFYKSITLLDSDVSLEIEIQEKPWENLSDEQRESLKRFLESLDLKSIQKKLFS